One part of the Humulus lupulus chromosome 9, drHumLupu1.1, whole genome shotgun sequence genome encodes these proteins:
- the LOC133799547 gene encoding uncharacterized protein LOC133799547, whose amino-acid sequence MLKMGKSLKDIDGMPLPNSSLIRNSGNRLVNEELEYDQDQLKILHEKSFAALNPCQKSAYEAIIHSVENEEGNLFFINGHGGTDKTLRDILKTRYENSATKPFGGLTVVCGGDFRQILPVVPKGTRADIVDSSLNSSYLWSFFKVYQLNQNIRLYNGSVSSSEAAKIASFDKWLLQVGDGTLYDDIDRQSIKIPSDIWKKPSEDPMKSIVEAIYPSLLHKYNDPAYLKERAILTPKNEMVHELNEMIMNMIQGEGRTYFSSDNICKASVNANDEDLLYPPEFLHSLKFNGIPNHDIRLKEGVPVMLLRNLNQTEGLCNGTRLIVTRLGKWSIRGDIISGTNIGQNVTIPRIIMSPNESRWPFKLNRRQLPLAPCFAITINKSQGQSLKHVGLYLPKQVFTHGKLYVAISRVTTREGLTIINADDEVEDKPFIKNIVYNEVFQNIV is encoded by the exons ATGCTGAAGATGGGAAAAAGTCTGAAAGACATAGATGGAATGCCACTGCCTAATTCTTCTTTAATAAGAAACTCGGGTAATAGATTGGTCAACGAAGAGCTTGAATATGACCAAGATCAATTAAAAATATTGCATGAAAAATCATTTGCTGCTTTAAATCCTTGCCAAAAGTCAGCTTATGAAGCAATAATACATTCTGTGGAGAATGAAGAAggcaatttattttttatcaatggACATGGCGGTACTG ATAAAACCTTAAGGGATATTTTAAAAACAAGGTATGAAAATAGTGCTACCAAACCTTTTGGAGGACTTACAGTGGTATGTGGTGGCGATTTCCGTCAAATATTGCCAGTTGTCCCAAAGGGAACAAGAGCTGACATTGTTGATTCTTCTCTTAATTCATCCTACTTGTGGTCATTTTTCAAAGTATATCAGCTCAACCAAAATATAAGGCTCTATAATGGAAGTGTTAGTAGCTCTGAGGCTGCTAAAATCGCTTCTTTTGACAAATGGTTGTTGCAGGTTGGAGATGGTACATTATATGATGACATTGATAGACAATCAATTAAAATTCCTTCTGATATATGGAAAAAACCATCTGAAGATCCAATGAAATCTATAGTTGAAGCTATCTATCCTTCGCTTTTACATAAGTACAATGATCCAGCATATTTGAAAGAAAGAGCTATATTAACGCCAAAAAATGAAATGGTTCATGAGTTAAATgagatgattatgaatatgatacAAGGAGAAGGGAGAACCTATTTCAGCTCTGACAATATATGCAAAGCAAGTGTAAACGCAAATGATGAAGACCTTCTATATCCACCTGAATTTTTGCATAGCTTGAAATTTAATGGCATCCCAAATCATGACATACGACTTAAGGAAGGTGTTCCTGTAATGCTGCTTAGAAATTTGAATCAAACAGAAGGTCTATGCAATGGCACAAGGTTGATAGTCACCCGTCTTGGTAAATGGTCAATTAGAGGTGACATCATTTCTGGAACAAATATTGGTCAAAACGTAACGATTCCAAGAATTATCATGTCTCCCAATgaatcaaggtggccattcaagCTCAATAGACGACAACTTCCTTTGGCCCCATGTTTTGCGATAACAATCAATAAAAGCCAAGGACAATCTCTTAAACATGTCGGCTTGTATCTCCCTAAGCAAGTATTCACTCATGGTAAATTATATGTTGCTATCTCTCGAGTTACAACAAGAGAAGGATTGACCATAATAAATGCTGACGATGAGGTGGAAGACAAACCATTCATCAAAAATATCGTGTACAATGAAGTATTCCAAAATATAGTATAA
- the LOC133799548 gene encoding uncharacterized protein LOC133799548, producing MPTTSEVAGLIIGDFSEANYQRDVIVEHRTNGLQRITDLHPSFMSMTYPLIHPYGEDGYRIDILLRDLTKTSFKRQKLTMRQHYCFRLQQRLNEGHTLLRAGRLLQQYIVDSYMAIEEERFRWIRNNKKKLRSDLYSGLMGAVHRGDSDCSRVGKSIILPSSHTGGPRYRVQNYQDAMAICKWAGYPDLFLTFTCNPKWPEINNMLHLIGQKDDDNRVDIICRVFEIKLFQLMQDLKKGKPFGKIIACLYTIEFQKRGLPHAHILFFLHQTLKNPSANHIDEIISAEIPDVHIDPDGYNAVSKFMIHGPCGKLNPNSPCMMQGKCTKYFPKKFTDETIVDTDGFPVYKRRNTGIRVEKKNVFLDNRYVVPYNRNLIVKFDAHINVEIFNYSRSVKYLFKYVHKGFDRTTATIESIDTAEQIDEIKTYLDCRYISATEACWRIFQFDIHYRQPAVERLPFHLPGEHTIIFEENNCTENVLCIPGIEKTKFTEWLETNKNYEDARELTYSDFPTCWVWNSKDKTWTRRKSDIAIGRIYFTHPSTGEHFYMRMMLNFVKGSTSFESIRTVNGVTYPTFKVACYALGLLDDDKEWIDYLTEASIWATGNELRHLFVMILIHCQVSDASQLWKSNYTTFSEDMVSLQRKRFGTKDLQLTEQ from the exons ATGCCAACAACATCTGAAGTAGCAGGCTTAATAATTGGTGATTTTAGTGAAGCAAACTACCAACGCGACGTTATTGTTGAGCATCGAACTAACGGACTTCAGAGAATCACTGATTTGCATCCAAGTTTCATGTCTATGACATATCCATTGATACACCCTTATGGTGAAGATGGATATAGAATTGATATACTCTTAAGAGACTTAACTAAGACCTCTTTCAAGAGGCAAAAGTTGACAATGAGGCAACATTATTGTTTTAGGTTGCAGCAAAGATTAAATGAGGGGCACACTCTTCTCCGAGCTGGTAGACTACTACAACAATATATAGTTGATTCTTACATGGCAATTGAAGAAGAAAGATTCCGTTGGATacgaaataataaaaaaaaactccgATCAGATCTTTACTCCGGCTTAATGGGCGCTGTTCATCGAGGTGATTCCGATTGTTCAAGAGTCGGAAAATCAATTATTTTGCCTTCATCACACACTGGGGGACCACGATATAGAGTTCAAAATTACCAAGATGCAATGGCCATTTGTAAGTGGGCAGGATATCCTGATTTGTTTCTTACTTTCACTTGCAACCCAAAGTGGCCAGAAATAAATAATATGCTGCATTTGATTGGGCAAAAAGATGATGACAATCGAGTGGATATCATATGCAGAGTTTTTGAGATAAAGTTATTCCAACTAATGCAGGATCTCAAAAAAGGAAaaccatttggaaaaataattGCAT GTCTTTACACAATTGAGTTCCAAAAAAGAGGCTTGCCCCATGCACATATACTTTTTTTCTTACACCAAACATTGAAAAATCCATCAGCAAATCATATCGATGAAATAATAAGTGCAGAAATCCCAGACGTACATATCGATCCTGATGGTTATAATGCAGTCAGCAAATTTATGATTCATGGACCCTGTGGCAAGCTCAATCCTAACTCTCCGTGTATGATGCAAGGCAAGTGCACAAAATATTTTCCTAAAAAATTCACAGACGAAACGATTGTTGACACAGATGGCTTTCCGGTTTACAAAAGAAGAAATACAGGTATCCGTGTTGAAAAGAAAAATGTCTTCTTAGATAATCGTTATGTGGTCCCTTATAATAGGAATTTGATTGTCAAATTTGATGCACATATTAATGTTGAGATTTTCAATTACTCAAGGTCAGTCAAATATCTATTTAAGTACGTTCATAAAGGGTTTGATAGAACAACAGCAACAATAGAATCTATTGACACTGCTGAACAAATAGATGAGATCAAAACATATCTTGACTGTAGATACATATCAGCAACTGAAGCTTGCTGGAGAATCTTCCAGTTTGACATACATTACAGACAACCAGCTGTCGAAAGATTACCATTCCATTTGCCTGGAGAGCATACAATAATATTTGAAGAGAACAATTGCACCGAAAATGTGCTTTGCATACCCGGAATAGAAAAAACAAAGTTCACTGAATGGTTAGAGACAAACAAGAATTATGAGGATGCGCGTGAACTAACTTATTCTGATTTTCCTACATGTTGGGTTTGGAATTCAAAAGACAAAACATGGACAAGGAGAAAAAGCGACATAGCAATTGGAAGAATTTACTTTACACATCCTTCAACTGGAGAACACTTCTATATGAGAATGATGCTCAACTTTGTCAAAGGAAGTACTTCGTTTGAAAGTATTAGAACAGTAAATGGAGTGACCTATCCTACTTTTAAAGTTGCATGCTATGCTTTGGGATTATTAGATGATGATAAAGAGTGGATCGATTACTTGACTGAAGCTTCAATTTGGGCAACTGGAAATGAATTAAGACATCTTTTTGTCATGATACTCATTCATTGTCAGGTTTCCGATGCATCACAACTTTGGAAATCTAATTATACTACATTTTCAGAAGACATGGTTTCATTACAAAGGAAGAGATTTGGAACGAAGGACCTTCAACTAACTGAACAATAG